The following proteins are co-located in the Sulfurospirillum deleyianum DSM 6946 genome:
- a CDS encoding tetrahydrodipicolinate N-succinyltransferase N-terminal domain-containing protein gives MALRLSMDEADFKALVEEIESQEGYRKPIAFGIARVDRGQLNPEKILQATFPVVNWNENFGSAAIFIAALQATGVEVDFSSSEFVYDVKKKFVKNAMNAFTPYLNLAFGDAHKNVQVIKALDWIAQTEKLKKEYRIVFLFEDDNPLSPEAVYLKLYALSTGKAPLRTVNLTGAFGVLENVAWSFGQPLELAWLREHEIEMKLRGEYPLIESVDKFPRFLSHIIPADNTRILDTSKVRMGAQLHPGTTIMPGASYVNFNAGTTGAVMVEGRISSSVVVGRGSDVGGGASILGVLSGTNGNPVSIGENTLLGANSVTGIPLGDGCIVDAGMAILEGTKVGVSATELAKIAEANPKAKLKKAGKEEMVFFKGLELAGLHGIHFRQNSVNGMIQATRSKREIKLNSELH, from the coding sequence ATGGCGTTGCGTTTAAGTATGGATGAAGCAGATTTTAAAGCATTAGTTGAAGAGATTGAATCACAAGAGGGGTATAGAAAACCGATTGCTTTTGGTATTGCAAGGGTTGATAGAGGGCAACTCAATCCTGAGAAAATTCTTCAAGCTACTTTTCCTGTGGTTAACTGGAATGAAAATTTTGGAAGTGCGGCTATTTTTATTGCAGCATTACAAGCAACAGGTGTTGAGGTAGATTTTAGTAGCAGTGAATTTGTCTACGATGTGAAGAAAAAATTTGTTAAAAATGCGATGAATGCTTTTACGCCTTATTTAAATCTTGCTTTTGGTGATGCCCATAAAAATGTTCAAGTGATTAAAGCGTTGGATTGGATTGCGCAGACAGAAAAACTGAAAAAAGAGTATCGCATCGTCTTTTTATTTGAAGATGATAACCCTTTAAGCCCTGAGGCAGTTTATTTGAAACTCTATGCGCTCTCCACAGGTAAAGCGCCCCTTCGAACGGTTAATTTAACAGGTGCGTTTGGTGTACTTGAAAATGTGGCATGGTCGTTTGGTCAGCCACTTGAACTTGCGTGGCTAAGAGAACATGAAATCGAGATGAAACTTCGAGGAGAATACCCACTCATTGAGTCTGTCGATAAATTTCCACGCTTTTTATCGCATATTATTCCTGCGGACAATACTCGTATTTTAGATACCAGCAAAGTGCGTATGGGTGCGCAATTACATCCAGGCACAACCATTATGCCAGGGGCGAGTTATGTGAACTTTAACGCAGGAACCACCGGAGCGGTGATGGTTGAAGGACGTATTAGTTCTTCGGTTGTGGTTGGTCGTGGAAGTGATGTTGGAGGCGGTGCGAGTATTTTGGGAGTGCTCAGTGGAACCAACGGCAATCCTGTAAGCATTGGTGAAAACACACTTTTAGGTGCGAATTCTGTGACAGGTATTCCTTTGGGAGATGGCTGTATTGTGGATGCGGGCATGGCTATTTTAGAAGGCACAAAGGTGGGTGTGAGTGCTACTGAACTGGCAAAAATTGCAGAAGCTAATCCAAAAGCAAAACTGAAAAAAGCAGGAAAAGAAGAGATGGTATTTTTTAAAGGCTTAGAACTTGCAGGTCTTCATGGTATTCATTTCCGTCAAAACAGTGTCAATGGTATGATTCAAGCCACACGAAGCAAACGAGAAATTAAACTCAATAGTGAGCTTCACTAA
- a CDS encoding Mrp/NBP35 family ATP-binding protein, whose product MLNKESVQEQLSGVKYPGFEKDIVTFGFVKAIEVSESNVYVEVEIVSSSKDVGDELKASIEKAIKALGAGRVDVVVKQPKPPVEKSNSQSGKNMAPHIKNFVMVSSGKGGVGKTTTTVNLAIALASQGKKVGLLDADIYGPNVPRMMGVVDKHPEVVGQKVKPIVAYGIEMMSMGSLMEGGQSLIWRGAMIMKAIEQLLRDILWSDLDVLFIDMPPGTGDAQLTLAQSVPVTAGICVTTPQQVALDDTERSLDMFQKLHIPIAGIMENMSGFICPETNKEYDIFGKGTTKPLAEKFGTIVIGEIPIEPAVREGGDAGKPVSFFHPESETAKRYQESAKKLWECIDKVNEEGGVSNEAIQPTIGVNGGAASACSTK is encoded by the coding sequence ATGTTAAATAAAGAATCAGTGCAAGAACAGTTAAGTGGGGTGAAATACCCAGGATTTGAAAAAGATATTGTGACGTTTGGATTTGTCAAAGCCATTGAAGTATCAGAATCAAATGTATATGTTGAAGTAGAGATTGTCTCTTCTAGTAAAGACGTGGGTGATGAGTTAAAAGCTTCTATTGAAAAAGCGATTAAAGCTTTGGGTGCGGGACGTGTCGATGTTGTGGTTAAACAACCTAAACCTCCTGTTGAGAAAAGCAACTCCCAATCGGGTAAAAATATGGCGCCACACATTAAAAATTTTGTGATGGTCAGCTCTGGAAAAGGGGGTGTTGGTAAAACAACTACGACCGTAAATCTAGCCATAGCCCTTGCAAGTCAAGGTAAAAAAGTAGGACTTTTGGATGCGGATATTTATGGTCCAAACGTGCCTCGTATGATGGGTGTGGTTGATAAACATCCTGAAGTCGTTGGACAAAAAGTAAAGCCTATTGTAGCGTATGGTATTGAGATGATGAGTATGGGCTCACTTATGGAGGGTGGTCAGTCACTGATCTGGAGAGGCGCTATGATTATGAAAGCGATTGAGCAACTCTTGCGTGATATTTTATGGAGTGATTTAGATGTGTTATTTATCGATATGCCTCCAGGAACAGGTGATGCCCAACTGACTTTAGCGCAAAGTGTTCCTGTTACAGCGGGTATTTGTGTGACAACGCCTCAACAAGTTGCCCTTGATGATACCGAGAGAAGTTTAGATATGTTCCAAAAATTGCACATTCCTATTGCAGGTATTATGGAAAATATGAGTGGGTTTATCTGTCCTGAGACGAATAAAGAGTATGATATCTTTGGTAAGGGAACCACTAAACCTTTAGCAGAGAAGTTTGGAACGATTGTGATTGGTGAAATTCCAATAGAGCCAGCCGTGCGTGAAGGTGGCGATGCGGGAAAACCTGTAAGCTTCTTCCACCCAGAGAGTGAGACAGCAAAACGTTACCAAGAATCAGCTAAAAAATTGTGGGAATGCATTGACAAAGTGAATGAAGAGGGTGGTGTTAGTAACGAAGCCATTCAGCCTACCATCGGTGTTAACGGTGGTGCAGCAAGTGCGTGTTCAACAAAATAA
- a CDS encoding bifunctional 2-C-methyl-D-erythritol 4-phosphate cytidylyltransferase/2-C-methyl-D-erythritol 2,4-cyclodiphosphate synthase: MPEITLIMLGAGSSSRFNQRVKKQWLRIEETPLWLFATQTLQTLFPFTQTIVTTTPDEMFYAQKFSPHITFVEGGDTRQDSLQKALLHVKTPYVLVSDIARACIDQAMLVRLLAEMENADIVVPYLPVVDTVVYEESTINRDAIKLIQTPQLSQTASLKKALQTGVIYTDDSSAIKAMGGKVAYVLGHEKAKKLTCKDDIPTMDCLQAPSNRALVGYGFDVHAYEEGKAMMLGGIHVHDTIGFKAHSDGDVAIHALIDALLGAAGAGDIGELFPDNDARYKDIDSKVLLKEVCTFLRKVGFEITHCDIAIMAEFPRLSPFKDAIRFCLADIMELNPVHVNIKATTTEKLGFVGRKEGVAASATATLHYYDWTHV, from the coding sequence TTGCCCGAAATAACCCTTATTATGTTGGGAGCTGGAAGTTCATCACGCTTTAATCAACGTGTTAAAAAGCAGTGGTTACGCATTGAAGAGACTCCATTATGGCTTTTTGCTACCCAAACACTTCAAACGCTTTTCCCTTTTACACAGACCATTGTTACCACGACACCTGATGAGATGTTTTACGCACAAAAATTTAGCCCACATATCACCTTCGTTGAAGGAGGAGACACCAGACAAGACTCTTTGCAAAAAGCCCTTTTACATGTAAAGACTCCGTACGTTTTAGTCAGTGACATTGCACGAGCGTGCATTGACCAAGCAATGCTGGTTCGCCTTTTGGCTGAAATGGAAAACGCCGATATCGTTGTGCCGTATTTACCGGTGGTTGATACCGTTGTTTATGAAGAGAGTACCATCAATCGTGATGCCATCAAGCTCATACAAACACCTCAACTCTCCCAAACAGCATCTTTAAAAAAAGCCCTTCAAACAGGCGTTATTTATACAGATGATAGCAGTGCCATTAAAGCTATGGGTGGCAAGGTTGCTTATGTTTTAGGTCATGAGAAAGCCAAAAAGCTTACATGTAAAGACGATATTCCAACCATGGATTGCCTTCAAGCGCCTTCCAACAGAGCCTTAGTAGGATACGGATTTGATGTCCATGCGTACGAAGAAGGCAAAGCGATGATGTTAGGGGGTATTCACGTTCACGATACCATCGGCTTTAAAGCACATTCTGATGGCGATGTAGCGATTCACGCACTGATTGACGCTCTCTTAGGGGCGGCTGGTGCTGGAGACATTGGAGAGCTCTTTCCCGATAATGACGCCCGCTATAAAGATATTGATTCTAAAGTATTACTGAAGGAGGTGTGTACCTTTTTGCGCAAAGTAGGATTTGAAATTACCCATTGTGATATCGCCATTATGGCAGAATTTCCACGCCTCAGCCCGTTTAAGGATGCTATACGCTTTTGCCTCGCAGACATCATGGAATTAAATCCTGTTCATGTCAATATCAAAGCGACCACAACAGAAAAACTAGGATTTGTGGGACGCAAAGAAGGTGTCGCAGCCAGTGCGACCGCTACATTACACTATTATGATTGGACACATGTATGA
- a CDS encoding response regulator, giving the protein MKILIVENEIYLAQSIASKLMEIGHLCEISTSIKDSLKDEKYDAVLLSTNISGQNFYPVIEKHRNSIIILMISYISNDTVTNPIKAGASDYIQKPFMIEELIRKLQHLNEYKKLKKENETYKEYVSNLFAAANLEPIDKKMKFPILIKTNFQKHADALVFNYAQTYNETFTFISLLNANAFEKITRASNDELLYIIDIQNLKRSDKLKAYAVLEGKRAIICSTDPNEESSFSTIEINTESKVLDQGEILSIDEYVKYIIGNFQNKFPDTELSKKLGISRKSLWEKRKKYGINKKK; this is encoded by the coding sequence ATGAAGATTTTAATTGTCGAAAATGAAATTTATCTTGCCCAAAGTATCGCCTCAAAATTAATGGAAATCGGACATCTATGTGAAATTAGTACCAGCATCAAAGACTCACTTAAAGATGAAAAATATGACGCCGTGCTTCTCTCTACCAATATCTCTGGACAAAATTTTTATCCTGTTATTGAAAAACACCGTAACTCCATTATCATTTTAATGATTTCGTATATCAGCAATGATACCGTCACCAATCCTATCAAAGCAGGTGCAAGTGATTATATTCAAAAACCCTTTATGATTGAAGAGTTGATTCGAAAATTACAACACCTCAATGAATACAAAAAACTCAAAAAAGAGAACGAAACCTATAAAGAGTATGTGAGTAACTTATTTGCCGCTGCAAACCTAGAGCCCATTGACAAGAAGATGAAATTTCCTATTCTCATTAAAACCAATTTTCAAAAACACGCCGATGCCCTCGTGTTTAACTACGCACAAACGTATAATGAAACATTTACCTTTATCTCGCTTTTAAACGCAAACGCTTTTGAAAAAATCACCCGTGCGAGCAATGATGAGTTGCTCTACATCATCGATATTCAAAATTTAAAGCGCAGTGATAAGCTCAAAGCATATGCTGTTTTAGAAGGTAAACGTGCCATTATTTGTAGCACTGACCCTAATGAAGAGAGTAGCTTCTCTACCATTGAAATCAACACCGAAAGCAAAGTGCTAGACCAAGGTGAAATTTTGAGCATTGATGAATATGTCAAATATATCATTGGTAATTTTCAAAACAAATTTCCCGACACAGAACTCTCAAAAAAATTAGGAATTTCCCGTAAAAGCTTGTGGGAAAAAAGGAAAAAATATGGAATCAACAAGAAAAAATAA
- a CDS encoding sulfate adenylyltransferase translates to MESTRKNNQSLYLDNEFLATLALAKEGILHPVDKLMNQAECLEVEQSGYYKGKPFPFPFIIAPAGEKNKETLTHAQKGDTLDLIVDGKIRGFLVVEEVFEVDKKRRIEQIFGTYDLSNPEIQSFLKRLGDYAVCGAYEVWFDDIKQIKTNIQEAKKELDAKNVAAIMINANPFHRAHERVIRMTLEKYDLLVIFLLKPYKQDILSYDLRLKSLQYFVDNYLPKNRVVIVPFENTYLFSSYKNAILDSICASNYGCNKLILGQHHSGIGAYYDKNEMKSVVNQYNDLDIEIEIIAEFVYCDECKTLVSTSTCPHGAHHHIKYHAKSLLEILKLGMLPPAIFMRKDISAMLLSELFKHRFDNISKIYDAIFPNNGLLESHDEKDFYLELMRLHQTTSLT, encoded by the coding sequence ATGGAATCAACAAGAAAAAATAACCAATCCCTTTATCTTGATAATGAATTTTTAGCAACTTTAGCACTCGCAAAAGAGGGTATTTTACACCCTGTGGATAAACTAATGAATCAAGCAGAGTGCCTTGAAGTGGAGCAAAGTGGCTACTACAAAGGCAAACCTTTCCCCTTTCCTTTCATCATCGCCCCAGCGGGAGAAAAAAACAAAGAAACCCTTACCCATGCACAAAAAGGGGATACGTTAGATTTGATCGTAGATGGAAAAATACGTGGATTTTTAGTGGTCGAAGAGGTCTTTGAGGTGGATAAAAAAAGACGTATTGAACAAATTTTTGGCACATATGACCTTTCTAACCCCGAAATCCAATCATTTCTTAAACGTTTAGGCGATTATGCGGTGTGTGGAGCCTATGAAGTTTGGTTTGATGATATTAAACAGATAAAAACTAACATTCAAGAGGCAAAAAAAGAGCTTGATGCTAAAAATGTCGCAGCGATTATGATTAACGCAAATCCTTTTCATCGAGCACACGAGCGGGTTATTCGTATGACCCTTGAGAAGTATGACCTTTTGGTGATTTTCCTTCTCAAACCCTATAAACAAGATATTCTCTCGTATGATTTACGCCTTAAAAGTTTGCAATATTTTGTAGATAATTATCTACCGAAAAACAGAGTGGTCATTGTTCCTTTTGAAAACACCTACCTTTTTTCCAGTTACAAAAATGCGATTTTAGACAGCATTTGTGCTTCAAACTATGGATGCAATAAGCTTATCTTAGGTCAACATCACAGTGGCATTGGCGCTTATTATGACAAAAATGAGATGAAATCCGTTGTCAATCAGTATAATGACCTTGATATTGAGATTGAGATTATTGCTGAGTTTGTCTATTGTGATGAGTGTAAAACCTTGGTGAGCACAAGCACCTGCCCACATGGCGCACATCACCACATCAAGTACCATGCAAAATCTTTGCTGGAAATCCTAAAATTAGGGATGTTACCGCCTGCTATTTTTATGCGCAAAGATATCTCGGCAATGCTTTTGAGTGAGCTTTTCAAGCACCGATTTGATAACATCAGCAAAATTTATGATGCTATTTTCCCCAACAATGGACTACTGGAAAGCCATGATGAAAAAGACTTTTACCTTGAACTCATGCGCTTACATCAAACCACATCACTGACATAG
- a CDS encoding phosphatidylglycerophosphatase A family protein → MRPNAFLTFCYSGLFPKAPGTAGTFLAVILGVGIIRFISMETLVLLTILFTLMGIRQINAYETHSGNHDDKRIVIDEVVGVWIALILSSATLTQIVFSFLFFRLFDIWKPSVIGRIDRNIQGGIGVMGDDMLAGIFAGICSAGVFQLIEMIEKTLLN, encoded by the coding sequence ATGCGACCCAATGCTTTTTTAACCTTTTGCTATTCAGGACTCTTCCCAAAAGCTCCAGGCACAGCAGGAACCTTTCTTGCGGTTATCCTAGGAGTAGGGATTATTCGTTTTATTTCCATGGAAACCTTGGTTTTATTGACCATTCTTTTTACCTTAATGGGGATACGTCAAATCAATGCGTATGAGACGCATAGTGGCAATCACGACGATAAACGTATTGTGATTGATGAAGTCGTAGGGGTTTGGATTGCACTCATTTTAAGCTCAGCAACACTCACTCAAATCGTTTTTAGTTTTTTATTTTTTCGTCTTTTTGATATTTGGAAGCCCTCTGTCATTGGGAGAATTGACCGCAATATTCAAGGAGGTATTGGGGTGATGGGCGATGACATGTTAGCGGGTATTTTTGCTGGAATTTGCAGTGCAGGCGTCTTTCAACTCATCGAAATGATAGAGAAAACTCTCTTAAATTAA
- a CDS encoding YceI family protein codes for MKSLIKLFFALFLSFSFVHAKEFVIDASHSHVGFSIKHMMISNVKGNFNTYSAEIEFDEANKQFTKLNAKIDAASIDTGISKRDEHLRSADFFDVAKFKTIEFVMTSMKENKVYGKLTMHGITKDIVLQSTVHGLIKDFQGNQRLGFSLEGKLNRKDFALTWNKILEGGGLTVDETVNITIEVEAIAL; via the coding sequence ATGAAATCACTTATCAAACTTTTTTTTGCCCTCTTTCTTAGTTTCTCTTTTGTACACGCAAAAGAGTTTGTCATTGACGCCAGTCACTCGCATGTGGGATTTAGTATCAAACACATGATGATCTCAAATGTCAAAGGCAATTTCAATACCTATAGTGCTGAAATCGAGTTCGATGAGGCGAATAAACAGTTTACTAAACTCAATGCAAAAATTGATGCAGCGTCCATTGACACAGGCATTAGTAAACGAGATGAGCATTTACGCAGTGCGGACTTTTTTGATGTCGCAAAGTTTAAAACTATCGAATTTGTCATGACCTCTATGAAAGAGAACAAAGTCTATGGAAAACTGACTATGCACGGTATCACCAAAGATATTGTCCTTCAAAGTACGGTTCATGGCTTGATTAAAGACTTTCAAGGCAATCAACGTCTAGGATTTAGTTTGGAAGGAAAACTCAACCGTAAAGATTTTGCTCTCACATGGAATAAAATCCTAGAAGGGGGTGGACTAACGGTGGATGAAACGGTCAATATCACCATTGAAGTGGAAGCCATCGCCCTATAA
- a CDS encoding IMPACT family protein, which produces MYTVDEIFSSFFEEKKSTFLSFLSPIDDMESLHVTLKNEHPKAAHIVWAKRYFNEFRQIVENNSDDGEPKGTSGPPVLNVMRGYELVEVGLLIVRYFGGIKLGTGGLVRAYGRSAKEVIAGASLVPFVFKELLTCKTIYSLVPRFEHYVMHHDLQVKERLFESDGVVWRFELSEAQKQAFLHFALAFERDGFSLL; this is translated from the coding sequence ATGTATACCGTAGATGAGATTTTTTCCTCCTTTTTTGAAGAAAAAAAGTCCACTTTTTTAAGTTTTTTATCTCCCATTGATGACATGGAATCTTTACATGTAACACTCAAAAATGAACATCCCAAAGCCGCACATATTGTCTGGGCAAAGCGTTATTTTAATGAATTTCGCCAGATTGTTGAAAATAATTCTGATGATGGTGAGCCTAAGGGAACCTCAGGTCCTCCTGTGCTTAATGTCATGCGTGGATATGAATTGGTTGAAGTGGGGCTTTTAATTGTGCGGTATTTTGGAGGTATTAAGTTAGGCACAGGAGGTTTGGTGAGGGCTTATGGGAGAAGTGCGAAAGAGGTGATAGCGGGGGCTTCTCTTGTTCCTTTTGTTTTCAAAGAACTTCTTACATGTAAAACCATTTATTCACTCGTGCCTCGTTTTGAGCACTATGTTATGCATCATGACTTACAGGTAAAGGAGCGTTTGTTTGAGAGCGATGGTGTGGTCTGGAGATTTGAGTTAAGCGAAGCACAAAAACAAGCATTTTTGCACTTCGCTTTAGCATTTGAGCGGGATGGTTTTAGCCTTTTATAG
- a CDS encoding ABC transporter ATP-binding protein, with amino-acid sequence MATIRMQNISTSYCLKDINITIHDGEFMVILGHSGAGKSTLLNILAGFVGHSGDLYFDEKRMNQIVTQKREISYLHQAIHLFPHLDVFENIAFGLRVKGMSKGSLEKKVSEIMGTLHISHLKNRYPKNLSGGEKQRVGLARAIVTQPKILLLDEPLSSLDEATAHEIRTELKILQQKLHLSIIYVTHTIIDAKVLAHRVIGLNKGRIEYIGTPQEIFKN; translated from the coding sequence ATGGCAACGATTAGAATGCAAAATATTTCTACTTCTTATTGTTTGAAAGATATTAATATAACCATACATGATGGTGAATTTATGGTTATATTAGGACATTCTGGAGCGGGGAAAAGTACGCTTTTAAACATCCTTGCAGGTTTTGTTGGACATAGTGGTGATCTTTATTTTGATGAAAAACGAATGAATCAGATTGTCACACAAAAAAGGGAGATAAGTTATCTACATCAAGCCATTCATCTCTTTCCTCACTTAGATGTTTTTGAAAATATTGCCTTTGGATTGCGTGTAAAAGGAATGAGTAAAGGAAGTTTAGAAAAAAAAGTATCTGAAATAATGGGAACACTTCATATTTCTCATTTGAAAAACAGATATCCTAAAAATTTAAGTGGAGGTGAAAAACAACGTGTAGGACTTGCTCGTGCTATTGTCACACAACCAAAAATTTTGCTTTTAGATGAACCTTTGTCTAGCTTGGATGAAGCAACAGCTCATGAAATCAGAACGGAGTTAAAGATATTGCAACAAAAACTGCATCTTAGTATTATTTACGTTACACATACTATAATTGATGCAAAAGTATTAGCGCACAGGGTTATTGGTCTTAATAAAGGACGTATAGAGTATATAGGTACTCCTCAAGAGATTTTTAAAAACTAA
- a CDS encoding ABC transporter permease, whose translation MVKKYILNFLLLNSPIFLFLMIWELAGRIAQTPLLPSFSNVIIEFYHLLYSGIIIENLSHSFARVAIGYLLGGLLGIVVGILMGMNVMIEKSLKPLISLLLPIPTLGWLPLMMLWIGINEALPITLIFICAFFPVAYATLLGIKEIPYEYINTAKSLGASSWYILIRVMLPLAAPTIFTGLRLEAGMVWKTVLASEMFAIPTGIGSMMIQAESLIRVDIIMVSLMLLAFMSFSFEKSIYWLEHYVTKNWR comes from the coding sequence ATGGTCAAAAAATATATTTTAAATTTTTTATTGCTGAATAGTCCTATTTTTCTTTTTCTTATGATTTGGGAATTGGCTGGTAGAATTGCACAAACACCTCTTTTACCTTCTTTTTCGAATGTGATCATTGAGTTTTATCATCTCCTTTATTCAGGAATCATTATCGAAAATTTAAGTCACTCTTTTGCAAGGGTTGCTATAGGGTATTTGCTTGGGGGTCTACTGGGTATTGTTGTTGGTATTTTAATGGGAATGAATGTTATGATAGAAAAATCGCTCAAACCTCTAATTAGCTTACTTTTACCTATTCCCACTTTGGGATGGTTACCACTCATGATGTTGTGGATTGGTATTAACGAAGCGCTACCAATTACACTTATTTTTATCTGTGCTTTTTTCCCAGTAGCGTATGCAACGTTATTGGGCATTAAGGAAATTCCTTATGAATACATTAATACAGCAAAATCCTTAGGTGCTTCATCGTGGTATATTTTGATACGAGTAATGCTTCCTTTAGCGGCGCCTACTATTTTTACAGGATTGAGATTGGAAGCGGGTATGGTGTGGAAAACGGTTTTAGCTTCTGAGATGTTTGCTATTCCTACAGGAATTGGATCTATGATGATTCAAGCAGAGAGTTTGATTCGTGTTGATATTATTATGGTTTCACTTATGCTTTTAGCCTTTATGAGTTTTAGTTTTGAAAAAAGTATTTATTGGTTAGAACACTATGTCACTAAAAATTGGAGGTAG
- a CDS encoding ABC transporter substrate-binding protein, producing the protein MLKRGIVGFLIVCNLLIANDGEKKNLNFAVEYTSHATSYYYAEAKGLFKKNGIDVNDVKVYVSGAAVATAFVKEHFDVAYMCLVPAIITYVNGGVPIKIIAGTHKDGYGVVVNSAKIKTVQDLGKEGIKIGVGPKGTVTSFIQEVLIEKANLDAQKVRKNFLTMNSSKQIMALKSGLVDAVVLPEHFATLASHMEGMSMLVSSQDLWKDLQGSVIVVSDKMLQEYPKTVTKLKQINQEAIDAINKDNDEASIIVAKNLNVYQDRIKNETKTPEIDLSVTPEIAKGSIKQLGLTSKISEKDVQEVIDKMVQYGFIKKSFDAKEILVVD; encoded by the coding sequence ATGTTAAAAAGAGGGATAGTGGGTTTTTTAATTGTATGTAATTTATTAATAGCTAATGATGGAGAGAAAAAGAATTTAAATTTTGCTGTTGAGTATACGAGTCACGCAACATCGTACTACTATGCAGAAGCTAAAGGATTGTTTAAAAAAAATGGTATTGATGTTAATGATGTTAAAGTGTATGTCAGTGGCGCAGCGGTAGCAACAGCCTTTGTTAAAGAACATTTTGATGTTGCATATATGTGTTTAGTCCCTGCTATTATTACTTATGTTAATGGAGGTGTTCCCATTAAAATTATTGCAGGGACACATAAAGATGGTTATGGTGTTGTTGTGAATAGCGCTAAAATTAAGACGGTTCAGGACCTAGGAAAAGAGGGAATCAAAATAGGCGTGGGACCTAAAGGAACGGTGACAAGTTTTATACAAGAAGTTTTAATTGAAAAAGCCAACCTAGATGCACAAAAGGTGAGAAAAAATTTTCTGACCATGAATTCATCTAAGCAAATTATGGCTTTGAAATCAGGTCTTGTTGATGCTGTTGTTTTACCAGAGCATTTTGCAACACTTGCTTCTCATATGGAAGGCATGAGTATGTTGGTATCGAGCCAAGATTTATGGAAAGATTTACAAGGAAGTGTCATTGTAGTATCTGATAAAATGCTTCAGGAGTACCCAAAAACTGTCACAAAGCTAAAACAGATAAATCAAGAAGCGATTGATGCAATTAACAAAGATAATGACGAAGCTTCCATCATCGTAGCCAAGAATTTAAATGTATACCAAGATCGTATTAAAAATGAGACAAAAACACCTGAAATAGACCTTAGTGTTACCCCAGAAATTGCTAAAGGATCTATTAAGCAGTTAGGGCTTACTTCCAAGATATCTGAAAAAGATGTTCAAGAAGTCATTGATAAAATGGTTCAATATGGGTTTATTAAAAAATCATTTGATGCTAAAGAGATTTTAGTGGTGGATTAA
- a CDS encoding ABC transporter ATP-binding protein, with protein sequence MIEIAVEKELLGSRGKMALHVNLTIEPQSFVALSGQSGSGKTTLLRILAGLEEAKGRIVVNDEVWLDGSKAVLPQQRGIGFVFQDYALFPNMSVLENLLFVRNDRELAFHLLEITELSELAKRSPLTLSGGQKQRVSLCRAMMNRPKLLLMDEPLSALDPSMRLKLQNEILTLHKEFETTTMIVSHDPSEMYRLSNRVLVMSQGSIIQDGSAKEVLLRTQGSQKFSFEGEVLEIVRVDVIYVAVIAIGQQLVEVVLDRSEAESLKIGDNVTIGTKAFAPIITFQKK encoded by the coding sequence ATGATAGAAATTGCGGTTGAAAAAGAGCTCTTAGGTTCACGTGGAAAAATGGCGCTACATGTAAATCTTACGATTGAGCCTCAAAGTTTTGTGGCTCTTTCAGGTCAAAGTGGTAGTGGAAAAACGACACTTCTTCGTATCTTAGCAGGGTTAGAAGAAGCAAAAGGGCGTATTGTTGTGAATGATGAAGTGTGGTTGGATGGCTCGAAAGCCGTTTTACCTCAGCAAAGAGGCATTGGGTTTGTGTTTCAAGACTATGCGCTTTTTCCCAATATGAGTGTGTTGGAAAATTTGCTTTTTGTTCGAAATGATAGAGAATTAGCATTCCATCTTTTGGAAATTACAGAATTAAGTGAACTCGCCAAACGATCTCCTTTGACGCTTTCAGGTGGGCAAAAACAGCGGGTGAGTTTGTGTCGTGCGATGATGAATCGTCCCAAATTGCTTTTGATGGATGAACCCCTCTCTGCGCTTGATCCTTCCATGCGCTTAAAGTTGCAAAATGAAATTTTGACACTTCATAAAGAGTTTGAGACCACAACGATGATTGTCAGTCATGACCCCAGCGAAATGTACCGCTTAAGTAACCGTGTCTTGGTGATGTCTCAGGGAAGTATCATTCAAGATGGAAGCGCAAAAGAGGTACTTTTGCGTACACAAGGCTCTCAAAAGTTCTCTTTTGAAGGTGAAGTTTTAGAGATTGTGCGGGTTGATGTGATTTATGTAGCGGTGATTGCTATTGGACAGCAGTTGGTTGAGGTCGTTTTAGATAGAAGCGAGGCAGAAAGCTTGAAAATAGGGGATAACGTTACGATTGGTACGAAAGCGTTTGCGCCCATTATAACATTTCAAAAAAAGTGA